In Epinephelus lanceolatus isolate andai-2023 chromosome 16, ASM4190304v1, whole genome shotgun sequence, one DNA window encodes the following:
- the nr1d2b gene encoding nuclear receptor subfamily 1 group D member 2b — MESTKAGGVIAYISSSSSASSPESCHSDSSNGSYQSSSPPHGSSPSRHQLGQRADTTLPAGGQNLPGTQKSGRSSSTAKCGITKINGLVLLCKVCGDVASGFHYGVHACEGCKGFFRRSIQQNIQYKKCLKNESCPIMRINRNRCQQCRFKKCLMVGMSRDSVRFGRIPKREKQRMLLEMQSAMNNMMNNSQLHSQLHSSQTLPISKPLPASATEPTSEDTGPAPSSSAAPSPCSSQSESSPDPEPTVAMDTSPSSASPSSSDSGEEEVIGSVTRAHQETFMYNQEQSSLTAETPPPTGTPNSGSAKNTSNLRTEEQQDTWNHHNNLVTMVAQDPPSSLGPQAEEENTANHCPFRLSRSAAASHCPAYTHGAFGAPSSEGPVSGAYSGLLWRGGNRMHLVCPMNTSPYVDPQKSGHEVWEEFSHSFTPAVREVVEFAKKIPGFRDLSQHDQVSLLKAGTFEVLVVRFASLFDVKDRTVTFLGGKKYSVDTLRAMGAGDLLNSMFDFSEKLINLGLSEEEMSLFTAVVLVSADRSGIENVNSVEALQETLIRALRSLITKNHPNESAIFTKLLLKLPDLRSLNNMHSEELLAFKVHS; from the exons ATGGAGTCGACCAAAGCTG GAGGCGTAATAGCCTACATCAGCTCATCCAGCTCTGCCTCCAGCCCAGAGTCCTGCCACAGCGACTCCTCCAATGGCAGCTACCAGTCGTCCTCTCCGCCCCACGGCTCCTCGCCCAGCCGCCACCAGCTGGGGCAGCGTGCCGACACCACACTCCCCGCCGGCGGCCAAAACCTTCCAGGGACTCAGAAAAGTGGACGCTCCTCCTCCACTGCAAAATGTGGCATCACAA AAATCAACggcctggtgctgctgtgtaAGGTGTGCGGCGACGTGGCGTCTGGTTTCCACTATGGCGTCCATGCCTGCGAGGGCTGCAAG GGCTTCTTCAGGAGGAGCATCCAGCAGAACATCCAGTATAAGAAGTGCCTTAAGAACGAGAGCTGCCCCATCATGAGGATCAACCGCAACCGCTGCCAGCAGTGCCGCTTCAAGAAATGCCTGATGGTGGGCATGTCCAGAGACT CTGTGCGCTTTGGCCGAATCCCGAAGCGTGAGAAACAACGCATGCTGCTGGAGATGCAGAGCGCCATGAACAACATGATGAACAACAGCCAGTTGCACAGCCAGCTGCACAGCAGCCAGACGCTACCTATCAGCAAACCTCTGCCGGCCAGTGCCACGGAACCTACCTCAGAGGACAccggccccgccccctccagcTCTGCAGCCCCCTCACCGTGCTCCAGCCAATCCGAATCCAGCCCCGACCCTGAGCCCACCGTGGCCATGGACACCAGCCCCAGCTCGGCGTCGCCCAGCTCCTCGGACAGTGGTGAGGAGGAGGTGATTGGCTCCGTGACCAGGGCCCACCAGGAGACCTTCATGTACAACCAGGAGCAGAGCAGCCTGACAGCCGAGACCCCGCCCCCAACGGGCACCCCGAACAGTGGCTCAGCGAAAAACACCTCTAACCTCCggacagaggagcagcaggacACCTGGAACCACCACAACAACCTGGTCACCATGGTAGCACAAGACCCGCCCTCCAGCCTGGGCCcccaggctgaggaggagaacACCGCCAACCACTGCCCCTTCAGGCTCTCAAGGAGTGCTGCTGCCAGCCACTGTCCAGCCTACACACACGGAGCTTTTGGAGCTCCGTCCTCAGAGGGCCCCGTGAGTGGAGCCTACAGCGGGCTCCTGTGGAGAGGAGGCAACAGGATGCATCTG GTGTGTCCCATGAACACCTCTCCTTACGTGGACCCTCAGAAGTCTGGCCACGAGGTGTGGGAGGAGTTTTCCCACAGCTTCACCCCAGCTGTCAGGGAGGTGGTGGAGTTTGCCAAGAAGATCCCAGGCTTCAGAGACTTGTCCCAGCACGACCAGGTCAGCCTGCTGAAGGCTGGCACCTTTGAG GTTTTGGTGGTTCGCTTTGCTTCTCTCTTCGATGTGAAAGACCGCACCGTCACCTTCCTGGGCGGCAAGAAATACAGCGTGGACACTCTGAGGGCCATGGGGGCCGGGGACCTCCTCAACTCCATGTTTGACTTCAGTGAGAAGCTCATCAACCTGGGCCTCAGCGAGGAGGAGATGAGCCTCTTCACTGCCGTGGTTCTGGTCTCTGCAG ATCGCTCAGGCATCGAGAACGTGAACTCGGTGGAGGCCCTTCAGGAGACGCTGATCCGCGCCTTGCGAAGCCTCATCACCAAGAACCACCCCAATGAGTCGGCCATCTTCACCAAGCTGCTGCTCAAACTGCCTGACCTTCGCTCGCTCAACAACATGCACTCTGAGGAGCTGCTGGCCTTCAAGGTCCATTCCTGA